A single window of Candidatus Binatota bacterium DNA harbors:
- a CDS encoding S41 family peptidase: MASRRQPATKKTRFSQALAGKKLAVLAIAVAACTVVALLPTTGRVANAARKGYEQLESFARIISIVQKNYVDDVETDALIEGAINGVMSALDPHSAYLTPDLYSELRIDTRGRFGGLGIEITMRDDVLTIITPLEDTPAFHAGAKPGDRIIAIDGQLTKGMALMNAVSLMRGPKGTDVTLTVARESEVELVSMTITRAVIKVASVKDIDLRQGDYGYVKLAQFQEGTSRELRKALDELRDRADDGVLDGLVLDLRNNPGGLLDQAVTVSDTFLDAGLIVYTDGRVQTQNQRFYASAESTEPAYPMVVLVNRGSASASEIVAGALQDHNRAVVVGTSTFGKGSVQTILPLGDDAALRLTTARYFTPSGRSIHGTGITPDVEEEALDQGAHEGVKDGPGSSDGDSSGDDSPGADSSDAVSSDGSSGDGEVTDRQLQRAFDLLRTWKVFSKVASFSDGPAAPAVP; the protein is encoded by the coding sequence ATGGCTTCACGCAGACAGCCCGCGACTAAAAAAACCCGCTTTTCACAGGCCCTGGCCGGTAAAAAACTGGCAGTTCTCGCTATCGCGGTAGCGGCTTGCACGGTGGTTGCCCTGCTTCCCACCACGGGCCGCGTGGCCAACGCCGCCCGCAAGGGCTACGAGCAACTTGAGTCCTTTGCCCGCATAATCTCGATCGTGCAGAAGAACTACGTCGACGACGTAGAGACCGACGCCCTGATCGAGGGCGCGATCAACGGCGTGATGTCGGCCCTCGACCCGCACTCTGCCTACCTCACCCCCGACCTCTACAGCGAGTTACGGATCGACACGCGCGGCAGGTTCGGTGGCCTGGGCATTGAGATCACCATGCGTGATGACGTACTCACCATCATCACCCCGCTCGAGGACACGCCCGCGTTTCATGCCGGCGCCAAGCCCGGCGATCGCATAATCGCCATCGACGGCCAGTTGACCAAGGGCATGGCGTTGATGAATGCGGTCTCGCTCATGCGCGGCCCCAAGGGCACCGACGTCACGCTGACCGTGGCCAGGGAGTCCGAGGTCGAGCTGGTGAGCATGACCATCACGCGCGCGGTGATCAAGGTGGCCAGCGTCAAGGATATCGACCTGCGCCAAGGTGATTACGGCTACGTGAAGCTCGCCCAGTTCCAGGAGGGTACCAGCCGCGAGTTGCGCAAGGCCCTCGATGAGTTGCGCGACCGGGCCGACGACGGCGTGCTCGACGGACTCGTACTCGACCTGCGCAACAACCCTGGTGGCTTGCTCGACCAGGCGGTAACGGTGTCCGATACCTTTCTTGATGCCGGGCTGATCGTTTACACCGACGGGCGCGTGCAGACCCAGAACCAGCGCTTTTACGCGTCGGCCGAGTCCACCGAACCGGCCTACCCCATGGTGGTGTTGGTCAACCGGGGCTCGGCGTCGGCCAGCGAGATCGTCGCCGGGGCGCTGCAGGATCACAACCGCGCCGTGGTGGTGGGTACCTCCACCTTCGGCAAGGGCTCGGTGCAGACCATACTGCCGCTGGGAGACGACGCGGCCCTGCGGCTCACCACGGCTCGTTACTTCACTCCTTCAGGTCGATCGATTCACGGCACGGGCATAACGCCGGATGTTGAAGAAGAGGCGCTTGACCAGGGTGCCCACGAAGGCGTCAAGGACGGCCCTGGCTCCTCGGATGGGGATTCTTCGGGAGACGATTCCCCTGGCGCGGATTCATCGGACGCGGTTTCGTCGGACGGCTCTTCCGGTGATGGCGAAGTGACCGACCGACAACTGCAGCGGGCCTTTGACCTGCTGCGCACCTGGAAGGTGTTTTCCAAGGTCGCCAGTTTCAGCGACGGGCCGGCTGCGCCGGCGGTTCCCTGA